AGGTTTGACGCTGAAAAGATGATGTATACAGGTGATGTTTACAGGTTCCCCGAAAAAAGCTCAACACACGTAAGCCAACATGGGGTTAATCAAGGAAATTCATAAACGGTGTTCTGGAATTACATTGAAATATGAATTCCTCGCAGAAATACGAACTCCCCAGATCTTTAAAATTTAGTATCGCTCCCATTACCTACTGTGCAGTCTTTGAATAGCTCCCACGGAGAAGAGTTGTTGGTGATTTTTAAACATAAGACAAGATATGCTGTgatttcattgttttatttattaaaggTAACCGCCTTTAAATTCAAATCCTACCATCTAGTGGTAGGTGCAGACAATCACATTGTATCTTTATAAAATTGAGCACATGATCCATTTCACACCGAAATTAATATGGTTACGCTGTTGCAATGCAACTGTTAAGAAACATTCTTTGGCATATAGTGATACAGAGGCAAATCCCTTTCACATAACATTCTCATTACGCCTCTTCTACTTTCTGAATTGCATTATAATATGTATTTCTGCGTAGTAGAATGTATTTATTCTTGACGATTGGAATGCCTGTACATGTAGATAATAAATACTCAGCATTAATGATCAATCAAACTGGGCTGGAATTACAAATATCCACTCATCAGATATTATGCATTTCATCTGGTTATGATGTTTGTCTTTGGCACTTTGACCTTTTTGCCGTATCAGCTTGTCACTCACTGACCTGACTCTCCATTGGCCATCAGATATACTTCTTATATAGTTCATACTATAGGCCTATAGTATGTATAGTATCATATATTTATTATACTGACATCCTTCAGCACAGTCCGGGAGGTTACCAGGACTAACCTAAACTTGATTCGGTGACCTCAAAAAGAAAATCCTGTTTCAGGGACAGTTGCACTGACACCGGTCACATAAGTCTGCGGTGAATTCTGCGATTGCAACACCACGTCGCTCTTTGGGGAACACGCAGTGCAGTTGTGAAACCGGAGTAAGTAAAGTTCCGTTGGTCTGTTTTGCCCAGGATTGGAAAGCCCTGAGGTTGCAGTCACAGAAGAAACGGTTCTTTTTCAGGTCAACAACACTGAGGGAACGAAACAGACCTGGATCCGGACTAGTGAGGAAGTTGTATGAGAGATCCAGCCGTCTTAGGGTCGCTGGAAATACGTCCTGTGGAAGATGGGTCAGAGAGTTCAGGGACAAGTCCAAAATGTAGAGAGATGATAGGCCCTTAAAAAGTCCATCTGGTAAGGACTCCAGTAAATTAGACCTTAGAGACAGAAACGACAGTTCGCTAAGATTGTCAAATAAATCCAGGCATTGTCCTCTTCCCCATATCAACTGCAAAGCATTGTTTTGCAGATGCAGTTCTTTCACTCTGTTCTTAGATGGTATTGAAATCTTTGAACTATGTGAACAAAAGGAGATTAGATTGTCCCCAACACTAATTTTTGTAATGTTGGGAAAATTAGCCAGTATGATATATAAGTCCTCCATATTGCTCAGTCTGTTTCTGTTGAGTGAGATTGTGGTTGCGCTGCTTGCAGCAGCCTGAAGTCCACGCACTGATGCAATTTTGTTATCATCCAGATGCAGCTCGAGCAGACTGGGTAGTGGTGAAAGGTTGTGTACCGAAGACAAGGAGTTTCCAGTGAGATTTAAAAAGAGCAGATTTGAAAGCCCAAAGAGGGCACCATACTGAAGCACACCAATATGATTGTGTGACAAATCGAGCGTTGTCAAATTGGATAGGTgcataaatgtattaaaataaatttCTCCTATAAGGTTACGAGAGAGGTTTAGCTTTTGTAAATTTGTCAACCCAAGAAATGCATTGGTCTCTATGCGGTTTATTTTATTACTGGCCATGGTTATGCTCTCTAGATCAGCCAACGATGTGAAAACAGAGGACTTTACAACATTGATATAGTTTCTGGACAAATTGATGGTTTGAATGCCACTGGATTTTAGAGGGTCAAAGGTGAGTCTATCTGGATCCTTGCTATTGCTGGTTCCAAACCCTGATCCCATGATATTTGGACTGAGAATCAGATGGTTGATCCTGGTGCCCAGAATTGCAGAGAAGAACAATTTAGCTTTGTCAGCACTCAGTCCATTTAGTGATATATCAAGGGTTTTAAATGACATGTTTTTAAAGGGGTTTCCACAGTTTTTCCAGTTAAAACCTGATGGATTCATGTCAGCAAGATGGACAGAGGATAGACTGAGCAGGCGGAAGTGTTTACCTTGAAAGGCGGCTAAATCTGTTTCACAAATAGATTTAGCTTGATTAATGGAGAGGTCTAGCACACTGAGATCCGTCATGTTCCTGAAGAACATAGCTGGTTTAAATTGCTTCAACTTGTTGCCAAAGAGGTCCAGCTTCTGTAGGGACACTAGAGGCTGCAGATAACTTCCTGACAGAATGGACTCGTCAAGGTCAGAGTGCAACAAAATCAGAGTCTGGAGGTTTGACAGTCCCTGAAACGCATCCGTCTCAAGGCGCATTGCTCTGTTGTCTCCTAAGTGAAGAAACGTTAAGTTGGACAATCGTCTGAAAGCGTTGTTCTTGATGACGAGGCCTATTGGCCACTGTGATCCAAGGTCAAGATGCACAAGGCTCTCCAGCCCCTTGAAGGAGTCTTCACTGAGTTGGCGAATGCGGTTCAGACTGAGGTCCACGTGTGTGATATTGGGGGGCAATGGGGGCACCTGTTCAAGAGAACTGCCACTGCAGAAAGCCCAGTGCCCTTGTATTATACATTGCTGAGTGCAATTTGCCATAAGAAGGCAGATAAACCCCCCAAGTGATGATAACGCTGTTGACCTCTTGGTGATCatcctgaaataaaaaaagatgtcaGAATGATTTGATGTTGTGCCCGAAGAGTTCTCTGTAAACAGCATacacaaacaggaaaacatacaaaacataccCAAACTGCCGCTCGGGCTGCTGTTGAATTGGTTAAATGCAGATCAAGTTATAACTCTGTTTTCATAGACATTTAAAGTCTGTTTATATGCCGCCTGCTCCATGCAAAGACTATTTTACCAGtatgtatctggtgtgtgtgtaccggtaCCTCTTTCTCAATGTATGTGTTCCATGCCACACTCACCTTCTCTCCCAAGGATCCAGTGGCACCCTCTAACACGGCTCACTGAAGATCCCTGCCTTTATATGCTCGCAGGGAGCAACCAACACAGATCCCGGTGTTCTTATGACATGACTGGGAATTTCCTCCAAAAAAGCTTTATGACGTTTTTTCATTTAAGGTCATTTAAAGTTTTGCTGTTGCCAAAAGCTTGGAGCCAGTGTTTTGCAACACCACTCCAGGGTGAT
Above is a genomic segment from Clupea harengus chromosome 15, Ch_v2.0.2, whole genome shotgun sequence containing:
- the LOC105899424 gene encoding toll-like receptor 5, with the translated sequence MITKRSTALSSLGGFICLLMANCTQQCIIQGHWAFCSGSSLEQVPPLPPNITHVDLSLNRIRQLSEDSFKGLESLVHLDLGSQWPIGLVIKNNAFRRLSNLTFLHLGDNRAMRLETDAFQGLSNLQTLILLHSDLDESILSGSYLQPLVSLQKLDLFGNKLKQFKPAMFFRNMTDLSVLDLSINQAKSICETDLAAFQGKHFRLLSLSSVHLADMNPSGFNWKNCGNPFKNMSFKTLDISLNGLSADKAKLFFSAILGTRINHLILSPNIMGSGFGTSNSKDPDRLTFDPLKSSGIQTINLSRNYINVVKSSVFTSLADLESITMASNKINRIETNAFLGLTNLQKLNLSRNLIGEIYFNTFMHLSNLTTLDLSHNHIGVLQYGALFGLSNLLFLNLTGNSLSSVHNLSPLPSLLELHLDDNKIASVRGLQAAASSATTISLNRNRLSNMEDLYIILANFPNITKISVGDNLISFCSHSSKISIPSKNRVKELHLQNNALQLIWGRGQCLDLFDNLSELSFLSLRSNLLESLPDGLFKGLSSLYILDLSLNSLTHLPQDVFPATLRRLDLSYNFLTSPDPGLFRSLSVVDLKKNRFFCDCNLRAFQSWAKQTNGTLLTPVSQLHCVFPKERRGVAIAEFTADLCDRCQCNCP